Proteins encoded together in one Nitrospirota bacterium window:
- a CDS encoding ATPase, T2SS/T4P/T4SS family has protein sequence MAQRLGELLCAQARLTPQALGRGLEEQRQHGGLLGEQLIALKLLEPAALSAALARQTDLQRVEYEQTIPSLAAEASRGRAGDGTAPPPLVRLVDGLIGYGVVCQASDIHLEPTGEATLVRYRVHGLLTSAFRLPKGLHPAVVSRVKILASLDIAERRLPQDGAVRGRHAGHAVDLRISSLPSQHGETVVIRILDHSRQLLSLGALGLTAREADAIHAILARRKGIILVTGPTGSGKTTTLYAMLNAIRDGTTNIVTVEDPIEYSVPGVNQVQVHGDSGLTFARALRAILRQDPDVVLIGEIRDGETAEIAYRAAMTGHLVLSTLHTNDAPATVARLTDLGVPRFLVAAHTAGILAQRLVRALCSACRTQERPALAHALHLGLPASAADDPTWWLPAGCPACAGTGYRARISLFESLLPSRELREHIAAGAHEQSLRMAALRSGMVSLLAAGLTKAREGLTSLEELGRVLEPDDGAPPLCEACGQIRPGPTPHCPFCGARAAGMCRACGAVVAPSWTHCASCGTAR, from the coding sequence ATGGCGCAACGCCTCGGTGAACTCTTGTGCGCGCAAGCCCGCCTGACCCCGCAGGCGCTCGGTCGTGGGTTGGAGGAACAGCGCCAACACGGCGGTCTGTTGGGTGAACAACTCATCGCCCTCAAGCTGCTGGAGCCCGCCGCGCTCTCCGCCGCGCTCGCGCGTCAAACCGACCTCCAACGCGTCGAGTACGAGCAGACCATCCCGAGTCTCGCCGCGGAGGCGTCCCGCGGACGAGCCGGGGACGGCACCGCCCCGCCGCCGCTGGTACGGCTGGTGGACGGGCTGATCGGGTACGGCGTCGTATGCCAGGCCAGCGACATCCACCTGGAGCCGACGGGCGAAGCCACGCTCGTGCGGTATCGGGTCCACGGCCTGCTCACGTCCGCGTTCAGGTTGCCCAAGGGGCTGCACCCCGCAGTGGTGTCGCGCGTGAAGATTCTCGCCTCGCTCGACATCGCGGAACGCCGCCTCCCCCAAGACGGCGCGGTTCGCGGTCGCCACGCGGGACACGCCGTGGATCTGCGGATCTCCTCCTTGCCCAGCCAACACGGCGAAACCGTGGTGATCCGCATCCTCGATCACTCCCGGCAACTCTTGAGTCTCGGCGCGTTGGGGCTGACGGCCCGCGAGGCGGACGCCATTCACGCCATCCTCGCACGCCGCAAGGGCATCATCCTGGTGACGGGGCCGACCGGCAGCGGGAAGACCACGACGCTGTACGCCATGCTCAACGCGATCCGGGACGGCACCACGAATATCGTGACGGTCGAAGACCCGATCGAGTACTCGGTCCCGGGCGTCAACCAGGTGCAAGTGCACGGTGACAGCGGGCTGACGTTTGCGCGGGCGCTGCGCGCGATTCTACGCCAGGACCCCGATGTCGTCTTGATCGGAGAGATTCGGGACGGAGAGACCGCGGAGATCGCGTACCGCGCCGCCATGACCGGGCATCTCGTTCTTTCCACGCTGCACACCAACGACGCGCCGGCCACCGTCGCTCGCCTGACCGATCTCGGCGTGCCGCGTTTCCTGGTGGCCGCTCACACCGCGGGAATCTTGGCGCAACGTTTGGTGCGGGCCCTCTGCTCCGCCTGTCGCACGCAAGAACGCCCCGCGCTCGCGCACGCGCTGCACTTGGGTCTGCCTGCATCCGCGGCCGACGACCCGACGTGGTGGCTGCCGGCCGGCTGCCCCGCGTGCGCAGGGACCGGGTACCGGGCGCGCATCAGCCTATTCGAGTCCTTGTTGCCTTCCCGCGAGTTACGCGAACACATCGCCGCCGGCGCTCACGAGCAGAGTCTCCGTATGGCCGCGTTGCGGTCGGGGATGGTCTCGCTGCTCGCCGCCGGGTTGACCAAGGCCCGCGAAGGCCTCACGTCGTTGGAAGAGTTGGGGCGAGTGTTGGAGCCGGACGACGGCGCGCCGCCCCTCTGCGAGGCGTGCGGCCAGATCAGACCGGGACCCACGCCTCACTGCCCGTTCTGCGGGGCGCGGGCCGCAGGCATGTGCAGGGCGTGCGGGGCGGTGGTGGCGCCGTCCTGGACCCACTGCGCCTCCTGCGGTACGGCCCGCTGA